A stretch of DNA from Methylosinus sp. LW4:
CTTCGACGACGCCCAAATGGCGGCGGAGCAATTGCTGCATCTCACCATCTCGGATTTGCCCATGCGCGTCGTGCTGGGATTGGAGCTGCGCAGCGAGGCCGAGTATCAGCGCGTGATGGAGTCCGGCCTCGCCGTGTTCTTGAAGGCCTATGCGCCTTAGCGATTCCGCCTCTCCCGCTTTCGCGGGAGAGGGGATCGCGTCGCTTTCCGTCCGATCGGAACGCGCTCTAATGCGCAGGGCCCATCGCGCGTCGGCAGGCGCTCTCGCATTCCTTGCAGACATCCGCGCAGATGCGACAATGCTCGTGATGCTTGGCGTGGCGTCGACACTCCTTCTCGCAGGCGCGGCACATATCGACGCAGGCCTGTAGAATGGCGCGCATCGCCGTCTCATCCGTCGCGCTGCGTCGCGAGGCGATGGCGCCCGCCGCGAGGCATATGTCCGCGCAATCCTGATCGAGCCTTATGCAGCGACGCAGATCGGCGACATTCTCCTCGGCGAGGCAGGCGTCGGCGCAGACGGCGCAGGCCTGCGCGCAATCGAAGCAGGCTTCGACGCAACCGACCAGCGCGGCGTCGGCGCGCCCGCGCATTTGCGGATGGCTGGCGATGATGGCTTCCACATGCATGAGGCGTCCTCCTTTGTCATTCACGATTTGGCCGAATGCTCCGGCTTGCCCTTTCGCTTGGTCGCGGCGAATTCCTCGAGCTGCTTCTCCGTCATGGAGTCGAGCATGGAGCGCGAGGCTCCTTTGAGCTCGCTCTTTGGAATCTCGCCGCGCTTGGCCGCCAGCGCGGCGCCGGCGGCCATTTGTTGCGCCTTTGATTTGGCGGGCATGGACTCCTCCCTTCGACGCCTGCGCGCCGCGGGAAGGCGACGCGGGGCGGAGGTTAACCCCTTCGCGCCGGAGAGGTTCCTTCAGCCGCGCCGCGACAGGCTCCAGCGCGGCGCTCGGCCGCCGCTCGCCAGATAGACGCCGATAGAGACGCAGAGCAGCGCGATCTGCTCTATGGACGAAGGGATTTCGCCGAGCAGCGGAACGGCGATCAGCGCCGCCATGGGCGGCACGAGAGCCGAAAAGGCCGCGCCCGCAGAAGCGCCGAGCAGCTCAATGCCTTTGCCGAAGAGAAACAGCGCCACGATCGACACGATGACGCCCTGGAACAAGGTCTGAATCACAATGTCGCGCAATGGCGCGTCCATTCCATGCAGGCCGTGAAAGACGAGATAGAGCGGCCCATAGAGAATGAGCGAGCCTGTCGAGACCAGCGCCGCGGCATGCAAGGACTCGAGCCGCGACGCACGCAGCACGATCGCATAGCCGGCCCATATGAAAGCCGCCGACAAAAGCAGAATATGCCCGATCTGCGTCTCGCCGAATGACAATGCGCCCGGCCCGGCAATCGCGGCGCCGCCGAGAGCGATGAGCGCATAGCCGATGAGGCGGCTCGCGGTGAAGCGTTCCCGCGTGAGCAGAAACGACAGCAGCGCGACGAAGAGCGGCATGGAGCCCGGCAGCAGCGCGCCCGCATGAGCGACCGGCGCGAGCTTGAGCCCGCTGGCGGCAACGAGCACATAAGGCGCGCCGGCGCTGCAGACGAGAATGAGGAGGCGCAGCGGGCCGAGCCGCTCGAGCGCGAGCCCTTTGCGCAGCACGACGGGAAGCAGCAGCACGCCGGCGGCGCCGAAGCGCAGCATTGTGAGATCATAGACCGAGAGCGTCGTCGTCACGCCGAGCCGCGTGACGACGAGCCAGGTCGCCCAAACAGTGACGGCGGACACGCCGAACATCGCGCCCGTGGCGTATCGCGCCGTCTGCGGAGCGCTTTCGACGACACCATCGCTCATCGGATATTCTCCTCTTCCAACCCGCCCCGCACTCATAAGCGAGCGGAGCCGAAAGCGCGAGCCTCTCCTTTTCGCCGCAATATCGTCGCGGCCGCGTTTGACCTCGCTCATCGCCGCGCCATCTCACGCCCATGTCCGCACCCCTTCCCATAGGCGAGCTGTTCCTGCTAGGCTTCCGCACGCCGCATGTTCCGCCCTGGCTGCGTGATTTCGCGCGCGATTATGGGCTCGGCGGCGTCATCCTCTTCGATTACGACTGCACGGATCGCAAATATGAGCGCAATATTTTCGATCCCGCGCAGGTGAAGGCGCTCTGCGCGGAGATTCACGCGCTGCCGAAGCGGCCGCTGATCTTCATCGATCAGGAGGGCGGCAAGGTGCGGCGGCTGAAGGAGGAGCGCGGCTTCGCGCCGCTGCCGAGCGCGCGCCAATTCGGCCGGCTGACAGCGCGCGAGCGGCTCGACGCGCTGCGTCCCGCCTATGCCGAATTACGCGATCTCGGCATAGACGCCGATCTCGCGCCCGTCGTCGATCTCGACATAAATCCCGACAGTCCCGACATCGGCTCGGCGCAACGCAGCTACTCCGCCGATCCGCGCGTCGTCGAAGATTGCGTCGCCGCGCTGATCGAGGTCGCACGCGCGACCGGGCTGAAGCTGTGCCTGAAACATTTTCCCGGCACGGGCGGCGCCAAGGTCAATCCACACGATCATGTGATGGATCTCTCCGATTGCATCACCGACACGCAGGTGAAGATCTTCGAGACGCTGGCGCCGCGCGTTCCCATGGTTCTGTTCAGCCATGGCGTCGTGAATCAATGGGAGAAAGACACGCCCTGCTGTCTTTCTTCCGTCGCCATTCGCAAATTGCGGCAATGGGCGCCGCAGACCGTGGTCGTGACCGACGATCTGCAGATGCAAGGCGTGCAAAAGCTGATGACGACGGAAGACGCCGCGCTACGCGCCTTGCGCGCCGGCGCGGATTTCATCCTCATCGGCAATAATCTGAAGGACGAGCAGGAAGACTCGGCGCGCTATGCGCAAAAGCTTCTCGACGCTTGCGAGACGGATGCGTCGCTGCGCGCCGAGGCCGAGGCCGCGATCGCGCGCATTCGTCGATTGAAGGCGTGACCGCTCACCATTCCTCGGCGGAGCACTCGCCGGCGACCCAGGTCGATACGATGCGAAGGCTCTGCGGATCGAAGGCCGTCATATCGGCGCGATAGCCGGCGACGAGCCGGCCGAGCCTTTTGCCGAGCCCCAGAAAACTCGCCGGATTGGCGGAGGCGAGAACGAGCGCGCGCTCGAGCGGAAGATCGAGCAGCGCGACGCAATTGCGCACCGCGCTCGCCATATCCAGCGAAGCGCCGGCGAGCGTCCCCTCCTCCGTCACGCAGCGTCCGTTCTCGACGAGAATCTCCCTTCCCTGCAAGACGAATCCGCGTCCCTCGCCGCCGACCGGCGGCATTGCGTCGGTGACGAGCATGGGATGGCCGAGGCCGGCGCGCAGAGCGAGGCGCAAGATCGCCGGATCGACATGCTCGCCATCGACGATGAGGCCGTAAGACGCGGCCGAAGATTCGAGCGCCGCCGCGATCGGCCCCGGCTCGCGGCTGGCGAGCGGGCGCATAGCGTTGAAGAGATGGGTGAAGCCGGTCAGCCCTTCCGCCATCGCCGCGCGCGTCTGCGCGTAATTCGCCATGGAGTGGCCGAGCGCGACTTTGCAGCCGGCGGCGACGAGCTCAGTGATGAAGCCCGGCGGCGTCTCCTCCGGCGCGAGGGTGACGAGCGACACGCCGCCCGGCGGCGGCGCCAGCATCTCGACATGATGCGGCGAAGGCGCGCGGCGAAGATCGGCGCGATGCACGCCGAGCCGCTCCGGCGAGATGAAGGGTCCTTCGAAATGCACGCCGAGCACG
This window harbors:
- a CDS encoding four-helix bundle copper-binding protein, with amino-acid sequence MHVEAIIASHPQMRGRADAALVGCVEACFDCAQACAVCADACLAEENVADLRRCIRLDQDCADICLAAGAIASRRSATDETAMRAILQACVDMCRACEKECRRHAKHHEHCRICADVCKECESACRRAMGPAH
- a CDS encoding DUF3008 family protein, with product MPAKSKAQQMAAGAALAAKRGEIPKSELKGASRSMLDSMTEKQLEEFAATKRKGKPEHSAKS
- a CDS encoding DMT family transporter, whose amino-acid sequence is MSDGVVESAPQTARYATGAMFGVSAVTVWATWLVVTRLGVTTTLSVYDLTMLRFGAAGVLLLPVVLRKGLALERLGPLRLLILVCSAGAPYVLVAASGLKLAPVAHAGALLPGSMPLFVALLSFLLTRERFTASRLIGYALIALGGAAIAGPGALSFGETQIGHILLLSAAFIWAGYAIVLRASRLESLHAAALVSTGSLILYGPLYLVFHGLHGMDAPLRDIVIQTLFQGVIVSIVALFLFGKGIELLGASAGAAFSALVPPMAALIAVPLLGEIPSSIEQIALLCVSIGVYLASGGRAPRWSLSRRG
- a CDS encoding glycoside hydrolase family 3 N-terminal domain-containing protein; this encodes MSAPLPIGELFLLGFRTPHVPPWLRDFARDYGLGGVILFDYDCTDRKYERNIFDPAQVKALCAEIHALPKRPLIFIDQEGGKVRRLKEERGFAPLPSARQFGRLTARERLDALRPAYAELRDLGIDADLAPVVDLDINPDSPDIGSAQRSYSADPRVVEDCVAALIEVARATGLKLCLKHFPGTGGAKVNPHDHVMDLSDCITDTQVKIFETLAPRVPMVLFSHGVVNQWEKDTPCCLSSVAIRKLRQWAPQTVVVTDDLQMQGVQKLMTTEDAALRALRAGADFILIGNNLKDEQEDSARYAQKLLDACETDASLRAEAEAAIARIRRLKA
- the nagA gene encoding N-acetylglucosamine-6-phosphate deacetylase, which gives rise to MSEEARRTIAADVVFDGETAHRDCAVVIEGENIVSLILRREIPRGADVLELPKGVWLAPGFIDIQVNGGGDILFNDSPTPEAIATIVRAHRKFGTTSLLPTLITDTDEKMIAAARAVAEILPHAPSVLGVHFEGPFISPERLGVHRADLRRAPSPHHVEMLAPPPGGVSLVTLAPEETPPGFITELVAAGCKVALGHSMANYAQTRAAMAEGLTGFTHLFNAMRPLASREPGPIAAALESSAASYGLIVDGEHVDPAILRLALRAGLGHPMLVTDAMPPVGGEGRGFVLQGREILVENGRCVTEEGTLAGASLDMASAVRNCVALLDLPLERALVLASANPASFLGLGKRLGRLVAGYRADMTAFDPQSLRIVSTWVAGECSAEEW